The Alphaproteobacteria bacterium HT1-32 DNA segment CAGTTCATCACCCAGCTTGCGCTTTCCCTGACGGCAGACCTCGACACCCTTGACCCCCGCAGTCCGGGCCTCCGGGAAATTGACATTGACCGTGACATTGTCTGGCCAGCCAACGGCGACCAGCTTCCGCACGATATCAGCACCGTTTTCCTCTGCCGCTGTCCAGTCGACCCGACGGTCCGGTCCGTAGAACTGGCTTAGCGCAATCGAAGGTACGCCCAGCATTGTTCCTTCCATTGCCGCCGCAATGGTGCCGGAATAGGTGACATCTTCTCCCAGATTGCCGCCCCGGTTAACGCCGGAAAGCACCAGATCCGGCTTGCGATCCGCCAGAATGTGATTGATCGCCAGCAGGACACAATCCGTTGGCGTTCCGGAAACCGCGAAGCGGCGGTCATCAATCGGGCGAAACCGCAGCGGTTGATGCAGTGTCAGTGAATGGCCAGCCCCGGATTGTTCGATTTCCGGTGCGACAACCCAGACATCATCCGAAAGTTCACGGGCGATTTTCTCCAGAACAGCCAGACCGTCCGCGTTAATTCCGTCATCATTGGAAACCAGAATGCGGGCTGTCTTCAGATCAATTGGATACGCGCTCATGAAGCCGTGATCTTCTCGGCACCGCGCATATAGGGCTGCAGAACTTCGGGCACGGCCACGCTGCCATCCGGCTGCTGATAATTCTCAAGCACCGCAATCAATGCCCGTCCGACAGCGACGCCGGAACCATTCAGTGTATGGACAAACTGCGTCCCCTTTGCCCCTTCTTCCTTGAAGCGCGCTTTCATGCGACGCGCCTGAAAGTCACCACAGTTCGAACAACTGGAAATCTCACGATAGGTTCCCTGCCCCGGCAGCCAGACTTCGATGTCATAGGTCTTGCGGGCGCCAAAACCGGTATCACCGCTGGCCAGAACCACAGTTCTGAACGGCAGCTCCAGACGTTTCAGAACTTCCTCGGCGGCAGAGGTCATGCGCTCATGCTCTTCGCGGCTTTTATCAGGATGCGCAATGCTGACCAGTTCCACCTTGGTGAACTGATGCTGGCGCAGGATACCCCGTGTATCCCGCCCTGCAGCCCCCGCCTCCGAGCGGAAACAGCCGGTCCGGGCGGTGAAACGCAGCGGCAGGTCCGTTACATCCAGAATACGGTCGGCCGCAATATTTGTCAGCGTCACCTCCGCCGTCGGGATCAGCCAGTGATCACCGGTGGTGCGGAACAGATCGTC contains these protein-coding regions:
- the surE gene encoding 5'/3'-nucleotidase SurE is translated as MSAYPIDLKTARILVSNDDGINADGLAVLEKIARELSDDVWVVAPEIEQSGAGHSLTLHQPLRFRPIDDRRFAVSGTPTDCVLLAINHILADRKPDLVLSGVNRGGNLGEDVTYSGTIAAAMEGTMLGVPSIALSQFYGPDRRVDWTAAEENGADIVRKLVAVGWPDNVTVNVNFPEARTAGVKGVEVCRQGKRKLGDELDHRQDPRGRSYFWIGAMREEDISTPGTDIYAVHQGMITITPLDLDLTHGPTMEIFKRKMG